Proteins co-encoded in one Bacilli bacterium PM5-9 genomic window:
- a CDS encoding phage-related protein/uncharacterized protein YacL (UPF0231 family) (product_source=COG5412/COG3112; cath_funfam=1.10.287.950; cog=COG3112,COG5412; smart=SM00935,SM01349; superfamily=46966,48371), producing the protein MADNFGLKIGLEGEKEFKKALTDINRSFKVLGSEMKLVASEFDKNDKSVQALSARNSVLNKEIETQKSKIDTLRSALENAATSFGETDRRTQNWQIQLNNAEAALNNMERELSSNNAALEEANSNYDDAEDALDDMNREMNDVTDSADDMGKEIDEAADSAEKSESKFKGLGTTLKSIGIAMGAVAVAAGAAAVKLGKEVISAYADYEQLVGGVDTLFKENSQQLQDYASNAYKTAGLSANDYMETVTSFSASLISSLGGDTEKAVKYADMAITDMSDNANKMGTDMESIQNAYQGFAKQNYTMLDNLKLGYGGTKSEMERLLADAEAISGIEYDVSSYADVVSAIHVIQESMGIAGTTALEAEETISGSLNAFESALQNLFVGFGNADADMEQLSKNMVDAFQSVVKNITPVIENIVKALPIAIEALLDAVSDLLPTLLATVTDLFTQVLNALMNLLPTLIPVAVDSILTIVNALIENLPLLVDTAVQLIAALVDGLGQAMPELIPAAVNAITTIVQGLVDNLPMLLDAALQLILGLAQGLLEAIPQLIEALPTIILAIVDFIISAIPQIIDAGIQLLTSLVTALPEIITAIVEAIPQIIDGILNGILSSIPQLIQAGVDLLVALIQNLPTIIITIVAAIPQIISSIVNALMGNIDKIIMAGVQLFVALIQNLPTIVVEIVKAVPQIIGGIVRAFTNSMGSIVTVGGNIVKGLWQGIQSLASWLWNKVSGWISGIWTGIKDFFGIKSPSKQMGWVGEMLVKGLAGSIQDNGDEAVKAAEMMSEDINDVMTSLASDMSTSLPTDFSVDTSVGGVISNAATSSLGGVSGSLVTVQQMIVRSEDDIRRVSQELYNLIQTGSRAQGRFSTT; encoded by the coding sequence ATGGCAGATAATTTTGGCTTAAAAATCGGTCTTGAAGGCGAGAAAGAATTTAAAAAGGCATTAACCGATATCAATCGTTCCTTTAAAGTACTTGGCTCTGAAATGAAACTGGTAGCCTCAGAATTTGATAAAAACGATAAGTCTGTCCAGGCTCTTTCCGCCAGAAATTCAGTCCTCAACAAAGAGATTGAAACCCAAAAAAGCAAAATTGATACCTTGAGGTCGGCTCTAGAAAATGCAGCTACCTCCTTTGGAGAAACCGATAGAAGAACACAAAACTGGCAGATTCAATTGAATAATGCTGAGGCGGCACTCAACAATATGGAGCGAGAGTTAAGTAGCAATAATGCTGCTCTTGAAGAAGCTAACTCCAATTATGATGATGCCGAAGATGCCCTCGATGACATGAACCGTGAAATGAACGATGTCACCGATAGCGCAGACGATATGGGAAAAGAGATTGATGAGGCGGCTGACTCTGCTGAAAAGTCTGAATCTAAGTTTAAAGGCTTAGGTACAACTCTAAAATCTATCGGTATTGCCATGGGAGCTGTTGCTGTTGCAGCAGGTGCGGCGGCTGTCAAACTTGGTAAAGAAGTCATTTCCGCTTATGCCGATTACGAGCAATTAGTCGGTGGTGTGGATACGCTTTTTAAAGAGAACTCTCAGCAGTTACAAGACTATGCATCGAATGCCTATAAGACGGCAGGTCTTTCTGCCAATGACTACATGGAAACCGTCACTTCTTTTTCTGCAAGCCTTATTTCTTCTCTTGGAGGGGATACAGAAAAAGCCGTTAAATATGCGGATATGGCGATCACCGATATGTCTGACAATGCTAATAAAATGGGTACAGACATGGAGTCCATTCAAAATGCCTATCAGGGTTTTGCAAAGCAAAATTACACCATGCTAGACAACCTAAAACTTGGATATGGTGGTACAAAAAGTGAAATGGAGCGACTCCTTGCCGATGCCGAGGCCATCTCTGGTATTGAGTATGATGTTTCTTCGTATGCCGATGTAGTTTCTGCCATCCATGTCATTCAAGAAAGCATGGGTATTGCTGGTACGACTGCTCTTGAGGCAGAGGAGACTATTTCAGGATCCTTGAATGCCTTTGAATCAGCTTTACAAAATCTTTTCGTTGGTTTTGGAAATGCTGATGCGGATATGGAACAACTCAGTAAAAACATGGTGGATGCCTTTCAGTCGGTGGTAAAAAACATTACTCCAGTGATTGAAAATATCGTAAAGGCCCTGCCCATCGCAATTGAAGCATTATTGGATGCGGTTTCTGATTTGTTACCGACACTGCTTGCTACGGTGACAGATTTATTTACTCAGGTATTGAACGCACTGATGAACCTACTACCTACCCTAATACCGGTAGCAGTTGATTCCATTCTCACGATTGTGAATGCGTTGATTGAAAACTTACCACTGCTAGTGGATACAGCCGTTCAGTTAATAGCAGCTTTAGTGGATGGCCTTGGGCAAGCAATGCCAGAACTGATTCCTGCGGCAGTTAATGCAATTACTACGATTGTGCAAGGTTTGGTGGATAATCTACCCATGCTGCTCGATGCAGCACTGCAGTTAATACTTGGTTTGGCTCAGGGGCTACTCGAAGCGATCCCGCAACTAATTGAGGCTCTCCCTACGATTATTTTGGCAATCGTTGATTTTATTATAAGCGCAATTCCTCAGATTATAGATGCTGGTATTCAGTTATTAACATCGCTGGTTACAGCCTTGCCTGAAATTATTACGGCTATTGTAGAGGCGATTCCACAGATAATTGATGGGATATTGAATGGGATTTTAAGTTCGATTCCACAACTCATACAAGCGGGTGTCGACTTACTTGTTGCACTGATTCAAAATCTACCGACCATTATTATCACCATTGTGGCAGCGATACCTCAAATCATTTCAAGTATCGTAAATGCCTTAATGGGAAACATCGACAAGATCATTATGGCAGGGGTTCAGCTATTTGTAGCACTCATTCAGAATTTACCAACCATTGTGGTAGAGATCGTAAAAGCAGTGCCTCAGATTATTGGCGGCATCGTCAGAGCATTTACAAACTCCATGGGTTCCATCGTGACGGTGGGTGGCAACATTGTAAAAGGACTATGGCAGGGTATTCAATCCCTTGCTTCTTGGTTATGGAATAAAGTGAGTGGTTGGATTAGTGGCATTTGGACGGGCATCAAGGATTTCTTCGGTATCAAGTCACCATCGAAACAGATGGGGTGGGTTGGTGAAATGCTTGTGAAAGGTCTTGCAGGTTCTATCCAAGATAACGGTGATGAGGCTGTAAAAGCGGCTGAAATGATGAGCGAGGATATCAACGATGTGATGACCAGTCTTGCCAGTGATATGAGTACATCCTTGCCTACAGACTTTTCAGTGGATACTTCTGTAGGCGGCGTGATATCAAATGCAGCGACCTCTTCCCTAGGTGGTGTCAGTGGGTCGCTGGTTACTGTACAGCAGATGATTGTACGAAGTGAAGATGATATCAGAAGGGTATCTCAGGAACTTTATAACTTAATTCAGACAGGCTCTCGTGCTCAGGGTCGGTTTTCTACAACATAA
- a CDS encoding phi13 family phage major tail protein (product_source=TIGR01603; superfamily=51735; tigrfam=TIGR01603) — MATIGLDKLYYATITDDENGEEIYGTPTQLAKAISAELSVELAEATLYADDGAAEIVKEFKNGTISLGVDDIGSTTAAALTGVTVDKNNVVVSNSEDGGNPVAVGFRAKKSNGKYKYYWLYRVKFGIPSTNLATKGDSITFSTPTIEGTVLRRNKADTNGKHPWKAEVTEGDKDVPAAVISAWYTEVYEPDYTVMEG, encoded by the coding sequence ATGGCAACAATTGGTCTGGATAAACTTTACTATGCGACCATCACAGATGATGAAAATGGCGAAGAAATCTATGGCACACCCACTCAGCTGGCAAAAGCAATCTCAGCCGAGTTATCTGTTGAACTGGCAGAGGCAACCCTCTATGCAGATGATGGTGCGGCAGAAATCGTTAAAGAATTTAAGAATGGCACTATCTCTCTTGGAGTAGATGATATTGGCTCGACTACTGCAGCCGCCTTAACCGGTGTCACGGTTGATAAGAACAACGTTGTGGTTTCTAACAGTGAAGATGGCGGGAATCCTGTGGCTGTCGGTTTTAGAGCAAAGAAATCCAATGGCAAGTATAAATACTACTGGCTCTACCGAGTGAAATTCGGTATTCCATCTACAAACCTTGCGACAAAGGGTGATAGCATCACCTTCTCGACACCAACAATAGAAGGTACGGTTCTTCGAAGAAACAAAGCAGATACCAATGGAAAGCATCCCTGGAAAGCAGAAGTGACCGAAGGCGATAAGGATGTACCGGCAGCGGTTATCAGTGCTTGGTATACAGAAGTTTATGAACCGGATTACACAGTTATGGAGGGTTAA
- a CDS encoding hypothetical protein (product_source=Hypo-rule applied), translating into MDKERTACINIGGDEYVLLLTTKATKEIAGRYGGLENLGDKLMKSENVEMALSEIVWLITLLANQSTLVYNIKHKDAPKELLTEDEVEILTSPIDLAEYKEAIMNALYKGAKRNVLSEESPKNAVAP; encoded by the coding sequence ATGGATAAAGAAAGAACAGCATGCATTAATATTGGTGGCGATGAATATGTGCTACTACTTACTACAAAGGCAACAAAGGAAATCGCAGGACGCTATGGCGGTCTTGAAAACCTAGGCGATAAGCTAATGAAGTCTGAGAATGTCGAGATGGCACTTTCAGAGATTGTGTGGCTGATTACCTTACTGGCCAATCAAAGTACCCTTGTCTATAACATCAAGCACAAGGATGCACCGAAGGAATTACTAACAGAAGATGAGGTGGAAATTCTCACAAGCCCGATTGATTTGGCAGAGTACAAAGAGGCAATAATGAATGCCCTTTACAAGGGTGCAAAAAGAAATGTACTCAGTGAGGAAAGCCCAAAAAACGCAGTAGCCCCGTAA
- a CDS encoding phage minor structural protein (product_source=TIGR01665; pfam=PF06605,PF18994; superfamily=63825; tigrfam=TIGR01665), whose protein sequence is MALKTILNKQTDFTGEFPVEYAKSGLWRFNDVSVDENGYLADSSGLDRKIELVNYLGTTASLQSGQKGRQIRININNPATEKTYLKVANDGTFFSEMGERILVGGWMIPTTYSVGNTYCPILNTRYGPGQPIFYLSLFAGRPRIMLYNASGSLILDQTTTPPFSLINGGVYFICMVIEPNNKNAWIVLGDRTNEISWVSPTYSFTGSLNPSCTADIIMGMHSDAYWYAGRFDDWFFDMDSSLTVDDLIDYFNGSLLTNGGDMGGAVDALTVPGVVSLRETEGVYPTEGTLYTAPATCNLSGTGRVSVTSEYISGVTAVGAIETSTSDDFVNWSNWTAIAADGKLVSPNRAYIRFRVTLTTTDTSKTPRIIDIRLYDIPKSPYEKIGFSRPVVLDSNGAWEAVLENAYNIVVTSEINGEDTLSFMIPYRDPKRGFIDSEKKIQIVDDIYKVRTLTDTKDSEGNLATEVYAEAEFYDLTFSVRKEEHKFDAETAEVSMAYALEGTEWSVGTVNVRTKRTWTSTEKNALSILRTVADLHGGDLVFDCPNRLVHLLTVYGMDSGALFAYKKNMKSIKRVVDTRSLVTRLYAIGSDGLTFADINGGKAYVEDYTYSSDIRISTLDCSSFTNPYQMKEYTEMRLAQYSKPNISYVLNAMDLSVLTGYEHEAWSLGDYVHVEDKDLGLSVTTRVIRREYNLQEPWNTVLELSTTLKNLGSSASQWDNVADSLEGTSMVTNNDIREMVPFNLLRNSRADDGMAYWVNSGFEVDGDNGVSGSTSFKAMGITNMTKSMAQTIYPANRSSYTLSAQIASENLEKLSSNSQVGIEVVIEYEDGTTEARFIDLY, encoded by the coding sequence GTGGCACTAAAAACAATATTAAATAAACAGACAGATTTTACGGGAGAGTTCCCAGTTGAGTATGCAAAATCTGGACTGTGGCGGTTCAATGATGTATCGGTAGATGAAAATGGCTATCTTGCAGACTCTTCTGGGTTAGATAGAAAAATAGAGCTTGTCAATTATCTAGGAACAACTGCAAGCCTTCAAAGCGGGCAAAAAGGGAGACAAATCCGAATCAACATCAACAATCCCGCTACAGAAAAAACCTACCTTAAAGTGGCCAATGATGGTACTTTCTTTTCGGAGATGGGAGAACGAATCCTTGTTGGCGGTTGGATGATACCGACTACTTATTCGGTAGGAAATACCTATTGCCCCATATTAAATACGCGCTATGGTCCTGGTCAGCCTATCTTTTACCTGTCGCTCTTTGCAGGCAGACCTAGAATCATGCTTTATAACGCTAGTGGTTCTCTTATACTCGACCAAACAACCACACCGCCTTTTTCACTTATCAATGGTGGAGTGTATTTTATTTGCATGGTCATAGAGCCAAACAATAAAAATGCATGGATTGTACTGGGAGATAGGACGAATGAAATAAGCTGGGTATCCCCGACCTATTCCTTTACAGGCTCACTAAACCCTTCTTGTACGGCCGACATCATTATGGGCATGCATTCGGATGCCTATTGGTATGCTGGAAGATTTGATGATTGGTTTTTTGATATGGATTCAAGTCTTACAGTGGATGATTTGATTGATTATTTCAATGGGTCTCTTTTGACTAACGGTGGTGATATGGGCGGTGCTGTTGATGCACTTACCGTACCGGGAGTGGTGAGCTTAAGGGAAACAGAAGGTGTCTATCCAACGGAAGGAACACTATATACGGCTCCGGCAACGTGCAATCTATCTGGCACAGGTCGGGTCTCCGTTACCAGTGAATATATTTCAGGGGTGACAGCAGTTGGTGCGATAGAAACCTCTACAAGTGATGACTTTGTTAACTGGAGTAACTGGACTGCTATTGCAGCAGACGGAAAACTTGTATCTCCTAATAGGGCATATATTCGTTTTAGAGTAACGCTTACAACCACGGACACGAGTAAAACCCCTCGGATCATAGATATTAGGCTGTATGATATTCCAAAATCCCCTTATGAGAAGATTGGTTTTTCAAGACCGGTCGTACTGGATTCAAATGGGGCTTGGGAGGCTGTGTTAGAAAATGCTTATAACATTGTGGTAACCAGTGAAATCAATGGCGAGGATACGCTCTCCTTTATGATCCCCTACCGTGATCCCAAGCGGGGATTTATTGATAGCGAAAAGAAAATTCAGATTGTTGATGACATCTATAAAGTAAGGACTTTAACAGATACAAAAGACAGCGAAGGAAATCTAGCGACTGAAGTGTATGCTGAGGCAGAGTTTTATGACCTGACTTTTTCAGTGCGAAAAGAAGAGCATAAATTTGATGCAGAAACTGCTGAAGTCTCTATGGCTTATGCCTTAGAAGGAACGGAATGGAGCGTAGGCACAGTTAATGTACGAACCAAAAGAACCTGGACGAGTACAGAAAAGAATGCACTTTCCATCCTTCGCACGGTTGCTGACTTACACGGTGGAGACCTTGTCTTTGATTGCCCGAATAGACTGGTCCATCTCTTAACGGTCTATGGTATGGATAGTGGTGCATTGTTCGCCTATAAGAAAAATATGAAGAGCATTAAAAGAGTCGTTGATACCAGAAGTCTTGTAACAAGGCTCTATGCCATTGGCAGCGATGGTCTTACCTTTGCAGACATCAATGGAGGAAAGGCGTATGTGGAGGACTATACTTATTCGTCTGATATTCGAATATCAACGCTTGATTGTTCTTCCTTTACCAATCCCTATCAGATGAAAGAATATACCGAGATGAGGCTTGCTCAGTATTCAAAACCAAACATCTCTTATGTTTTAAACGCAATGGATTTATCGGTGTTAACGGGTTATGAGCATGAGGCATGGTCGCTTGGCGATTATGTTCATGTAGAAGATAAAGATTTAGGACTATCGGTGACAACTCGTGTTATACGAAGAGAATATAACTTACAAGAACCATGGAATACAGTATTAGAACTATCCACTACCCTTAAAAATCTGGGTAGTTCTGCAAGCCAGTGGGATAACGTGGCAGATTCTCTTGAAGGCACAAGTATGGTGACAAATAATGATATCCGGGAAATGGTGCCTTTTAATCTGTTGCGAAATTCTCGTGCTGATGATGGAATGGCTTACTGGGTTAACTCAGGATTTGAAGTAGATGGTGATAACGGTGTAAGTGGGTCGACATCCTTTAAGGCAATGGGTATAACAAATATGACAAAGAGTATGGCTCAGACTATCTATCCGGCTAATCGCTCTAGCTACACGCTCTCGGCACAAATCGCATCTGAAAACCTTGAAAAGCTGAGTAGCAATTCACAGGTTGGCATTGAAGTGGTTATTGAATATGAAGATGGAACGACAGAAGCAAGGTTTATTGATTTGTATTAA
- a CDS encoding hypothetical protein (product_source=Hypo-rule applied) produces the protein MAKVKFIRLAEVINKKQDKRVMSVSIKPTLYDCTGMIWFTDIQLQEGPVLNGYAPHTESRLEKLKADGSIKNPVWFNGVVRSEETIILFNVGETSTGLDVHIYPKLSMSAGTVKLSQGKGGQQVSFPREIGKDVDLALSASTRECTKNGVLEPKEGFYQYSAAWDSKHKVTLEKGKSARVLFTMQEMQDGGEPF, from the coding sequence ATGGCTAAGGTTAAATTTATAAGGTTGGCAGAAGTCATAAATAAAAAACAAGATAAGCGTGTCATGAGTGTAAGCATAAAACCTACCCTCTATGATTGCACTGGCATGATTTGGTTTACGGACATCCAGTTACAAGAAGGACCTGTTCTAAATGGTTATGCACCTCATACAGAGAGCAGGTTAGAAAAACTAAAAGCAGATGGCAGTATCAAGAATCCTGTTTGGTTTAACGGTGTGGTGCGCTCAGAAGAAACCATTATTTTATTTAATGTTGGTGAAACCTCTACAGGTCTTGATGTTCATATCTATCCAAAGCTTTCTATGTCTGCTGGAACGGTGAAACTAAGCCAAGGCAAAGGAGGGCAACAGGTATCCTTCCCTAGAGAAATTGGAAAGGATGTTGATTTAGCTCTTTCAGCATCCACAAGAGAATGTACCAAAAACGGAGTGCTCGAACCCAAAGAGGGGTTCTATCAATACAGTGCCGCCTGGGACTCAAAGCACAAAGTGACCCTTGAAAAAGGGAAATCTGCAAGGGTGCTGTTTACCATGCAGGAAATGCAAGACGGAGGTGAACCATTCTAA
- a CDS encoding putative phage tail component-like protein (product_source=TIGR01633; cog=COG4722; pfam=PF05709; tigrfam=TIGR01633) → MGFSYDDISSKSMGLKARLTSWQVCGGMRNFTTTVPGKYGVTDFGADFDYREISVACNIYPKHSFSSLVSTLDNISTWLDPMQGLRQLVFDDVPDRYFMARLNEKVDCERLIRFAGSFNLKFFCPDPFAYAITDENYLIESEGSHTITRQTGNVESNPMYRLKGIITSGVHNFISVTTNGLEMKIVNAVLLAEETLVIDTDKMTAYVEDENGIILRNALPYLEEIDFPSFNVGNNTLAITTNNAVFTALEIKARSRWR, encoded by the coding sequence ATGGGTTTTTCATATGACGATATTTCTTCAAAAAGCATGGGACTAAAAGCCAGACTCACTTCCTGGCAGGTCTGTGGAGGAATGCGAAATTTCACCACCACCGTACCTGGAAAGTATGGGGTGACAGACTTTGGAGCTGATTTTGATTACAGAGAAATCAGTGTAGCTTGTAATATTTATCCGAAGCATAGCTTTTCTTCTCTGGTGAGTACCCTTGATAATATTTCTACTTGGCTTGATCCAATGCAAGGGTTGAGACAGCTTGTTTTTGATGATGTACCCGACAGGTATTTCATGGCAAGGCTGAATGAGAAAGTGGACTGTGAACGACTCATTCGTTTTGCAGGAAGTTTCAACTTGAAGTTTTTCTGTCCTGATCCTTTTGCTTATGCCATTACGGATGAGAATTATTTAATAGAAAGCGAAGGAAGTCACACGATTACAAGACAGACCGGCAATGTTGAATCCAATCCTATGTATCGCTTGAAGGGAATCATCACATCGGGTGTGCACAATTTTATTTCTGTTACAACCAATGGCTTGGAAATGAAAATAGTGAATGCTGTACTTTTGGCAGAAGAAACCCTTGTCATTGATACAGATAAGATGACGGCTTATGTGGAAGACGAAAACGGGATAATCTTAAGAAACGCTTTGCCATACCTAGAGGAGATTGATTTTCCAAGTTTCAATGTAGGCAATAATACCCTAGCAATAACAACAAATAATGCTGTGTTTACAGCGCTTGAAATAAAGGCTCGCAGTAGATGGAGGTGA
- a CDS encoding spore germination protein YaaH (product_source=COG3858; cath_funfam=2.60.120.260,2.60.120.560,3.20.20.80; cog=COG3858; pfam=PF00704; superfamily=51445), translating into MERLKGKKVMVWTFMGNARMYEALEKYGDRIDTIGLFSFKVRATGEIVESGVTISSMLPYINRYRHIKWLLTIANDGANSIFRALRDNTNGAQELFLSELIRIMKKYPWCDGIDIDLERGDDYSTHAESTAMFKNIYNTIKAYDSSKLMNICLPGMTSVNGSVGGENWCVYGDLDPYCDTASIMSYGMAWSGSAPGPVSPRSWLEGIYDYAVTVMNPDKIFFGMPAYGWNWQIYDTPENLGESYRGTSHTYYAAKYWMTGVYNFTDDAPPQPFIPIVAYWDDENKVPWALPHVYDYMEGRDATRYSYPLLSASYNGRQYLTAYGKQQKSAFGTIYVDRDAIPDSYSGVVSVSNSVTTLGDEGAATYHFTLAQAGTYDVAVKLGFPFWDKNSIHISLDGNEVDFSENRLWWPYWRTTFWTVLKKGVSLSQGTHTITISLGAKGAQFYGFRVCSSFSEEPIVGEAEYTLAPRHFKDVNGDMVGPATGFKLTLEMLRRKADSALVWYEDFRDDNPLPQSYWTTLSGEWSVWQDTSSSMNRPYSQLEGKGQLAWNYNNFSDIHLRAQIIFPETFSGKAGVFIGTIYCCFNYDNQRIELYEGSTLKGSYATSFSKTSAANIRSNPSFYTLEIRKRGNQVRVYSSASNTLRFTATCSDVTGYAGIRSDNKVHCQLLRLGDAWTYEPYERFDVLMPDGAFKTYGRLSRSNCSWDDEFQVFTLTADLEESATRSESISLDYDFFHSDMMPSIQCGKDYSVTIIPRDINIWISRLFLGDGDGFSILYYQDVDSLVYWANEAAYRWKLRGMCMWSLGQEDLRLWEWLPKQIE; encoded by the coding sequence ATGGAACGACTAAAAGGCAAGAAAGTCATGGTGTGGACTTTTATGGGCAATGCACGGATGTATGAAGCTTTAGAGAAATATGGAGACCGGATTGATACCATCGGTCTTTTTTCTTTTAAGGTACGAGCTACGGGTGAAATTGTTGAGAGTGGTGTCACCATCAGCAGTATGCTCCCCTACATCAACCGTTATCGTCACATCAAATGGTTACTTACCATTGCCAATGATGGAGCAAACAGTATTTTCAGAGCATTGAGAGATAACACAAATGGCGCTCAGGAACTGTTTCTATCCGAGCTTATTCGTATTATGAAAAAGTATCCTTGGTGCGATGGTATTGATATTGACCTAGAAAGAGGCGATGACTATTCCACTCATGCTGAGTCAACCGCCATGTTTAAAAATATTTACAACACCATCAAAGCCTATGATTCAAGCAAACTGATGAACATTTGCCTTCCAGGTATGACCAGTGTCAATGGCTCTGTAGGTGGTGAGAACTGGTGCGTCTATGGTGACCTAGACCCTTATTGCGATACCGCATCAATTATGAGTTATGGTATGGCTTGGTCAGGTTCTGCACCGGGACCAGTATCTCCAAGGAGCTGGCTTGAAGGGATTTATGATTATGCTGTCACAGTGATGAATCCCGACAAAATCTTCTTTGGAATGCCTGCATACGGTTGGAACTGGCAAATCTATGACACACCTGAAAACTTAGGAGAATCCTATCGTGGAACATCTCATACTTACTATGCTGCAAAATACTGGATGACAGGAGTCTATAACTTCACAGATGATGCTCCTCCTCAACCGTTTATTCCCATCGTGGCTTACTGGGATGATGAGAATAAAGTGCCTTGGGCCTTACCTCATGTCTACGATTATATGGAAGGAAGAGATGCCACTCGCTATAGCTATCCACTCTTATCTGCAAGCTACAATGGAAGACAGTATCTGACGGCCTATGGCAAACAACAAAAGTCAGCCTTTGGCACTATTTATGTGGATCGCGATGCCATACCGGATAGTTATTCTGGTGTTGTTTCTGTTTCTAATAGCGTCACAACACTGGGGGATGAAGGTGCGGCAACCTATCATTTTACGCTTGCTCAGGCAGGTACTTATGATGTAGCAGTAAAGCTAGGCTTTCCCTTTTGGGATAAGAATAGTATTCACATCTCCCTTGATGGAAATGAAGTAGATTTTTCTGAAAACAGACTGTGGTGGCCTTATTGGAGAACGACTTTCTGGACGGTACTGAAAAAAGGAGTGAGCCTTTCTCAAGGAACACATACCATCACCATTTCGCTTGGGGCAAAGGGTGCACAGTTTTATGGATTTAGAGTCTGTTCTTCATTTTCTGAGGAGCCAATAGTTGGTGAAGCAGAATATACCCTTGCTCCTAGACATTTCAAAGATGTAAATGGTGATATGGTAGGGCCTGCAACTGGTTTTAAGTTGACGCTTGAGATGCTTAGAAGAAAAGCAGATTCTGCCCTTGTGTGGTATGAGGATTTTAGAGATGATAACCCTCTCCCCCAAAGCTACTGGACAACATTATCGGGGGAATGGAGTGTGTGGCAAGATACAAGCAGTTCGATGAATAGACCCTATTCCCAACTGGAGGGTAAGGGTCAGTTAGCATGGAACTACAACAATTTTTCAGATATACATTTAAGGGCGCAAATTATTTTTCCTGAGACCTTTAGTGGCAAGGCAGGTGTTTTTATTGGAACGATTTATTGTTGCTTTAATTATGATAACCAGCGTATTGAACTGTATGAAGGTTCTACTTTAAAAGGTAGTTATGCCACCAGCTTTTCAAAAACATCGGCCGCAAACATTCGATCGAATCCAAGCTTTTACACTCTAGAAATTCGAAAGCGTGGCAATCAAGTGCGGGTCTATTCCTCTGCATCCAATACACTGCGCTTTACAGCCACTTGCTCGGATGTGACAGGGTATGCAGGTATTCGTTCGGATAATAAAGTCCATTGCCAGTTGCTTCGCTTAGGCGATGCTTGGACCTATGAGCCTTATGAACGCTTTGACGTGCTTATGCCAGATGGGGCATTTAAAACATATGGTCGGCTATCAAGAAGTAACTGTTCTTGGGATGATGAGTTTCAAGTGTTTACTTTAACAGCAGACCTTGAAGAATCAGCCACAAGAAGTGAAAGCATCTCCCTAGATTATGATTTTTTTCATTCAGATATGATGCCATCCATCCAGTGCGGAAAGGACTACAGTGTCACCATCATTCCAAGGGATATCAACATCTGGATATCTCGTCTTTTCTTAGGTGATGGTGACGGATTTTCCATTCTTTATTATCAGGATGTGGATAGCCTTGTGTACTGGGCAAATGAAGCAGCTTATCGGTGGAAACTTCGAGGCATGTGTATGTGGTCACTAGGGCAGGAGGATTTAAGACTCTGGGAGTGGCTACCAAAACAAATAGAGTAA